In a single window of the Acidobacteriota bacterium genome:
- a CDS encoding cupin domain-containing protein translates to MKHYQRIKNDGDPPDESYCRRVLNSEGYSTFRWSDEPGAFYSDHHHSSDQSHWILSGKLELTVEGYGTFVLEAGDRDIIPAGTKHRARVPGNEPVVYLIGEKR, encoded by the coding sequence ATGAAGCACTATCAGAGAATAAAGAACGACGGCGATCCACCGGATGAATCTTACTGCCGCCGGGTTTTGAACAGCGAAGGATATTCCACTTTTCGCTGGTCCGATGAACCGGGGGCGTTCTATTCCGATCACCACCATTCAAGCGATCAATCGCATTGGATACTGAGCGGTAAGCTGGAACTGACCGTCGAGGGGTACGGCACATTCGTTCTTGAAGCAGGTGACCGCGACATCATCCCTGCGGGCACGAAACACAGAGCCCGTGTACCAGGGAACGAACCGGTTGTTTATCTCATCGGCGAAAAGCGCTGA
- a CDS encoding peptidoglycan-binding protein — MKKVLPLFVFAMLAFAGPVFAQDPGGSDTSSKTSAEKPKRGPVFSPTKAQIKQVQEILKGKGLYYGEATGKYNPETRTAIKVVQNQESIRETGTLNRITLERMGVALTDKQKTIPVTESSMTPVEARPKKEKAKTERIGDNTDKPKRGAVFKANKEQISAAQRILKSGAMYDGPETGKLDKPTRDGLKKYQEANGLKVTGTLNKDTLVKMGVELTDKQKEM, encoded by the coding sequence ATGAAAAAGGTTCTTCCGTTGTTCGTATTCGCAATGTTGGCCTTCGCCGGCCCGGTTTTTGCACAGGATCCAGGTGGATCCGATACCTCGTCGAAAACATCTGCCGAAAAACCGAAAAGAGGTCCTGTTTTCAGCCCGACAAAGGCTCAGATAAAGCAGGTTCAGGAAATTTTAAAGGGCAAAGGTCTTTATTACGGCGAAGCGACGGGCAAGTACAACCCCGAAACGCGTACCGCGATAAAGGTCGTACAGAACCAGGAAAGCATCCGCGAAACCGGCACGCTCAACCGCATAACTCTCGAGCGAATGGGCGTCGCTCTGACAGACAAACAGAAAACCATTCCTGTCACCGAAAGTTCGATGACGCCCGTCGAAGCAAGACCTAAAAAGGAAAAGGCGAAGACCGAGCGGATCGGCGACAACACCGACAAGCCGAAACGCGGAGCGGTTTTCAAGGCGAACAAAGAGCAGATCTCAGCGGCTCAACGCATACTCAAAAGTGGTGCGATGTACGACGGCCCCGAAACCGGAAAACTCGATAAACCTACCCGTGATGGTCTGAAAAAATATCAGGAAGCCAACGGCCTGAAGGTCACCGGCACATTGAACAAGGACACTCTGGTGAAAATGGGCGTCGAGCTTACCGATAAGCAGAAAGAAATGTAA
- a CDS encoding DinB family protein: MQSEISNIIKDLRQVAAEAAAEFGSMTAEELNWKPDAKGWSIAQCFDHLITTHGLYFDDLDRLARGDTKMSFWERNSPFSGFFGKFLIRSLDPKNTKKMKTTAKAVPSQSAIAADIIERFVLHQDELGEHIERAVEKTDPKKQIVTSPLMGFVTYSLADALTFIPMHCRRHYDQAKRVAAAENFPR; the protein is encoded by the coding sequence ATGCAGAGTGAAATTTCGAACATTATTAAGGATCTGAGGCAGGTCGCGGCGGAGGCCGCGGCCGAGTTCGGGTCAATGACCGCGGAGGAGCTCAATTGGAAGCCGGACGCCAAAGGCTGGAGTATTGCACAGTGTTTCGATCATCTAATCACGACGCATGGTCTATATTTTGATGATCTGGATCGCCTTGCCCGCGGAGATACGAAAATGTCCTTTTGGGAGCGGAATTCTCCGTTCAGCGGGTTTTTTGGCAAATTCCTGATAAGGTCGCTCGATCCGAAAAATACGAAAAAGATGAAAACGACTGCAAAGGCAGTGCCTTCGCAGAGTGCCATCGCCGCGGACATTATCGAACGATTTGTGTTGCATCAGGACGAACTCGGAGAACACATCGAGCGGGCTGTGGAAAAGACGGACCCGAAAAAGCAGATCGTTACGTCGCCCTTGATGGGATTTGTGACCTACAGCCTTGCAGATGCGTTGACCTTCATTCCGATGCATTGCCGCCGCCATTATGATCAAGCGAAAAGGGTGGCTGCGGCTGAAAATTTTCCGAGATGA
- a CDS encoding acyl-CoA dehydrogenase family protein, with translation MEKDYIKGGEFLIADTTTAATFTPEDFSDEHRMIGDTCREYIDNEVVPNLPELEKHNWDIARGLLKKAGELGLLGANIPEDLGGMALDQISGCIIAEMVGRGSGFGSTYGAQTSIGLLPILYWGSEELKKEWIPGIISGEVVSAYCLTESSSGSDALGAKCVAKLTEDGEHWILNGEKMWITNGGFADVYLVFAKVDGEKDKFSCFLVPRSENCRPGAEEHKLGIKSSSTTAVILSDAKIPKGNLIGEVGDGAKIAFNVLNVGRFKLGASVTGGAKLAIHEAVRYANERHQFNKPISSFGAIKHKLAEMAIRTWVAESITYRTVGMIDALIGDGADSAKKLQSIEEYAVESSINKVACSEALDYVVDEMVQIYGGYGYSADYPAEKAYRDSRINRIFEGTNEINRMLIPGQLMKRAIKGKLGLLQAAQALQDEILNPQMSFDEDTGLLSAETKLAQNAKKIALMVLGTAAQKYMMALAEQQEVLINCADIIMDAYQMESAILRAQKYAEKNGEEPAGRYVDMAAVFCNDAIQRIEAKAKNTIAAIAEGDEGRTLLVALKRFTKNNSPVNTIAARQRIADTMIAANTYTF, from the coding sequence ATGGAAAAAGATTACATAAAGGGCGGCGAGTTTTTGATCGCTGATACGACGACTGCGGCGACGTTCACGCCGGAGGATTTTTCGGACGAGCACCGCATGATCGGCGATACCTGCCGCGAATACATCGACAATGAGGTCGTGCCGAATTTGCCGGAACTCGAAAAGCACAATTGGGATATCGCCCGCGGACTGCTCAAAAAGGCAGGTGAGCTAGGGCTGCTCGGTGCCAATATTCCGGAAGATCTTGGCGGCATGGCTCTCGATCAGATCTCAGGCTGCATCATTGCCGAGATGGTCGGCCGCGGCAGCGGTTTTGGCTCGACCTACGGTGCGCAGACGTCGATCGGATTGCTCCCGATACTTTATTGGGGCAGCGAAGAACTCAAGAAAGAGTGGATCCCGGGCATCATTTCCGGCGAGGTCGTGTCGGCATATTGCCTGACCGAATCGAGCTCCGGTTCCGACGCTCTCGGTGCGAAATGCGTCGCCAAACTCACTGAGGACGGCGAACACTGGATCCTGAACGGCGAGAAGATGTGGATCACGAACGGCGGTTTTGCCGATGTGTATCTTGTTTTTGCAAAGGTTGATGGCGAGAAGGACAAATTCTCGTGCTTCCTCGTTCCACGTTCTGAAAACTGCCGTCCGGGAGCCGAAGAGCACAAGCTGGGCATCAAGTCGTCATCGACTACGGCGGTGATTCTCTCCGATGCAAAAATACCCAAGGGCAACTTGATCGGCGAGGTTGGTGACGGTGCAAAGATCGCTTTCAACGTGCTCAACGTCGGCCGCTTCAAACTGGGTGCCTCGGTCACGGGCGGAGCGAAACTCGCAATTCACGAAGCCGTGCGTTATGCGAACGAACGGCATCAGTTCAACAAGCCCATCTCGTCATTTGGCGCGATCAAGCACAAACTCGCGGAAATGGCGATCCGCACTTGGGTCGCGGAATCGATCACATACCGCACGGTCGGCATGATCGACGCATTGATCGGCGACGGTGCCGATAGCGCGAAGAAGCTGCAGTCGATCGAGGAATATGCCGTAGAGTCGTCGATAAACAAGGTCGCATGCAGCGAGGCGCTCGACTACGTCGTCGATGAGATGGTGCAAATATACGGCGGCTACGGCTACTCGGCGGATTATCCGGCGGAGAAAGCGTATCGCGATTCACGTATCAACCGCATCTTTGAGGGCACGAACGAGATCAACCGAATGCTCATTCCGGGCCAGTTGATGAAGCGAGCGATCAAAGGCAAGCTTGGTCTGCTGCAGGCGGCTCAGGCTCTGCAGGATGAGATCCTGAATCCGCAGATGTCGTTTGACGAGGACACTGGGCTGCTGTCAGCTGAGACGAAATTGGCACAGAACGCGAAGAAGATCGCATTGATGGTATTGGGCACCGCCGCTCAAAAATACATGATGGCATTGGCAGAACAACAAGAGGTCTTGATCAACTGCGCCGATATCATCATGGACGCCTATCAAATGGAATCTGCGATCTTGCGCGCTCAGAAATATGCCGAAAAGAACGGTGAAGAGCCAGCCGGACGTTACGTCGATATGGCGGCGGTATTTTGCAACGATGCTATTCAGCGTATTGAAGCAAAAGCGAAAAACACCATCGCCGCTATCGCCGAGGGCGACGAAGGCCGCACGCTGCTTGTCGCTCTGAAGCGGTTTACAAAGAACAATTCGCCTGTCAACACCATCGCGGCACGTCAGCGTATCGCCGATACGATGATCGCCGCGAATACCTATACTTTCTAG
- a CDS encoding DNA-3-methyladenine glycosylase I translates to MKRCGWAKNELVIRYHDEEWGVPQHDDRVLFEFLILEGAQAGLSWDTVLAKRENYREAFDDFNPAKVAKYTDAKCAKLMQNEGIIRNRLKIVSAVRNAKAFLAVQKEFGSFDSYIWSFVVGKSIDGKRKTYADVPAKTEISDAMSKDLKKRGFNFVGSTIMYAFMQACGLVNDHVQTCFRYKDCQNRLR, encoded by the coding sequence ATGAAACGCTGCGGCTGGGCGAAAAATGAATTGGTGATACGCTATCACGACGAGGAATGGGGCGTGCCGCAGCATGATGACAGAGTGCTCTTTGAGTTTTTAATACTAGAGGGTGCGCAGGCAGGACTGAGTTGGGACACTGTTCTGGCGAAACGCGAGAACTATCGCGAGGCGTTCGATGATTTCAACCCCGCAAAGGTCGCGAAATACACCGACGCGAAATGCGCGAAACTGATGCAAAACGAAGGCATAATCCGCAATCGTTTGAAGATAGTATCAGCCGTGCGGAATGCGAAAGCGTTCCTCGCGGTCCAGAAAGAGTTTGGTTCGTTTGATAGCTATATTTGGTCATTCGTCGTCGGCAAGTCTATCGACGGAAAACGGAAGACGTACGCGGACGTTCCGGCGAAAACAGAGATCTCTGACGCGATGTCGAAGGACCTGAAAAAGCGCGGGTTCAACTTTGTCGGTTCGACGATAATGTACGCATTCATGCAGGCGTGCGGTCTGGTGAACGACCATGTGCAGACGTGTTTTAGGTATAAGGACTGTCAGAACCGCCTGCGTTAG
- a CDS encoding 3-hydroxyacyl-CoA dehydrogenase/enoyl-CoA hydratase family protein codes for MMIIKKAAVLGAGTMGAGIAAHLANAGIPTLLLDIAPQDGDATDKNRIVKSLFEAAKKLKPAPFMLAENAKLISLGNFMDDLEKLKDCDFVIEAVVENLEIKHKLFAEVEKYRKPGAVIATNTSGIPIDSIAEPFSDDFKQHFVGIHFFNPPRYMKLVEVIPGSKTNGEIACKVSGFLDQRLGKGVVPAKDRPNFIANRIGVFGMMATIHEMIAMGFTPTEVDQMTGKAIGHAKSATFRTSDLVGLDVTAHVTNNLYPAVPDDEDREVFKLPELIQTLLDKKLLGDKTQGGFFKKGKDADGNRIILELDLNTFEYKPQEKTKFPSIDGAKQIDDTAKRVKQLVWGEDRVGEFLWKTHSRVSRYAANRIPEIADTIVEIDNAIKWGFGWEIGVFEAWDAIGVAESVERMRKEGQAIPENVEKMLASGAATFYKHENGEHFFYDLVNGGYKPVPARPGVLILKDVKDRTGVVKTNPGASLIDLGDGVACLEFHSKMNSIGGDTVAMMNFAIDEVEKNFEGLVVGNQGGNFSAGANIMMLLLAAQEEEWDDINMMVRALQNAVMRLRYSAKPVVTAPYGLTLGGGCEISMHGNKVRAAGETYIGLVEVGVGVIPAGCGTKEMTMRAMDAWAKAPDSDPLTFLKKTFETIGMGKVATSAQEAKAFGYLRDSDAISMNGDRLIQDAKQEVLNLSAAGYVQPVEREDIPVFGEAVESAMKLALHMMKRGGFISDHDELIGRKLAHIMAGGTINHKTEVSERYLLDLEREAFVSLCGERKTQERIAAMLKTGKPLRN; via the coding sequence ATTATGATCATCAAGAAAGCGGCAGTTTTGGGTGCGGGCACGATGGGAGCGGGAATTGCCGCTCATTTGGCGAATGCGGGAATTCCGACCTTACTTCTCGACATAGCACCGCAGGATGGCGATGCAACCGACAAGAACCGAATAGTAAAGTCCTTGTTTGAAGCGGCGAAAAAGCTGAAGCCTGCGCCCTTCATGCTTGCGGAAAACGCTAAGCTGATCTCGCTCGGCAACTTCATGGACGACCTTGAAAAGCTGAAAGACTGCGACTTCGTCATCGAGGCAGTCGTCGAAAACCTCGAGATCAAGCACAAGCTATTTGCCGAGGTTGAAAAGTACCGCAAACCGGGAGCGGTCATCGCGACAAATACGAGCGGCATACCTATTGACTCGATCGCCGAGCCTTTCTCCGATGACTTTAAACAGCATTTCGTCGGCATACACTTTTTCAATCCGCCTCGGTATATGAAGCTCGTCGAGGTCATTCCGGGCTCGAAAACCAACGGCGAGATCGCTTGCAAAGTTTCAGGTTTCCTCGATCAGCGGCTCGGCAAAGGCGTCGTTCCGGCGAAAGACCGGCCGAATTTTATCGCGAACCGCATTGGCGTTTTCGGCATGATGGCGACCATTCACGAGATGATCGCGATGGGCTTTACGCCGACGGAGGTCGATCAGATGACGGGCAAGGCCATCGGCCATGCGAAATCTGCGACGTTTCGCACTTCGGACCTCGTTGGGCTTGACGTAACGGCTCACGTAACGAACAACCTCTATCCCGCGGTTCCTGATGACGAGGACCGCGAAGTTTTCAAACTGCCCGAACTCATACAGACGCTGCTCGACAAAAAGCTGCTCGGCGACAAAACGCAGGGCGGATTTTTCAAGAAAGGCAAGGATGCCGACGGCAATCGCATCATTCTGGAACTTGACCTCAATACGTTTGAATACAAGCCGCAGGAAAAGACAAAATTCCCGTCGATCGATGGAGCAAAGCAGATCGATGACACTGCGAAACGCGTCAAACAGCTCGTTTGGGGCGAGGACCGTGTGGGCGAATTCTTATGGAAAACGCATTCGCGGGTGTCACGTTATGCTGCGAATCGCATTCCTGAGATCGCCGATACCATCGTCGAGATCGACAACGCGATCAAGTGGGGTTTTGGTTGGGAGATCGGCGTTTTCGAGGCTTGGGATGCCATAGGCGTCGCGGAATCGGTCGAGCGTATGCGGAAAGAAGGTCAGGCGATCCCCGAGAATGTCGAGAAAATGCTCGCTTCGGGTGCGGCCACTTTCTACAAACATGAGAACGGCGAGCATTTCTTTTACGACCTTGTAAATGGCGGTTACAAACCTGTTCCGGCACGCCCGGGCGTTCTAATTCTGAAAGACGTCAAGGACCGCACCGGCGTCGTCAAGACGAATCCCGGAGCATCGCTGATAGACCTAGGCGACGGCGTCGCGTGTTTGGAATTTCACTCAAAGATGAACTCCATCGGCGGCGACACCGTCGCGATGATGAACTTTGCGATCGATGAGGTCGAGAAAAATTTCGAAGGGCTCGTCGTCGGCAATCAGGGCGGCAATTTCTCTGCCGGTGCCAACATCATGATGCTCCTGCTCGCTGCTCAGGAAGAAGAGTGGGACGACATCAATATGATGGTGCGTGCGTTGCAGAACGCCGTGATGCGGCTGCGGTATTCGGCAAAGCCTGTCGTCACGGCACCTTACGGTTTGACGCTCGGCGGCGGTTGCGAGATCTCGATGCACGGCAATAAGGTGCGTGCAGCGGGCGAAACTTATATCGGTTTGGTTGAGGTCGGCGTGGGCGTCATTCCCGCAGGCTGCGGGACTAAGGAAATGACAATGCGTGCGATGGACGCCTGGGCGAAAGCTCCCGATTCCGATCCGCTGACGTTTCTGAAAAAGACGTTCGAGACCATCGGTATGGGCAAGGTCGCTACATCCGCGCAGGAGGCGAAAGCTTTCGGATATCTTCGCGACAGCGATGCGATCTCGATGAACGGCGACCGACTCATACAGGACGCTAAACAAGAGGTTCTGAACCTTTCGGCGGCTGGCTACGTACAGCCGGTAGAGCGTGAAGATATTCCGGTCTTTGGCGAGGCGGTCGAATCCGCGATGAAACTCGCTCTGCACATGATGAAACGCGGCGGCTTTATCTCAGACCACGACGAACTGATCGGCCGCAAGCTGGCACATATCATGGCCGGCGGCACGATCAATCACAAAACGGAAGTTTCGGAACGTTATCTGCTCGATCTCGAACGCGAGGCGTTCGTTTCGCTTTGCGGTGAGCGTAAAACGCAGGAACGCATAGCAGCGATGCTGAAAACGGGTAAGCCGTTGAGAAACTGA
- a CDS encoding aminoacyl-tRNA deacylase has product MSPDRKMDYPITPAVRYLREKKAEFVPRLYDYVEKGGAKESARQLGVDVHAVVKTLVFETNEKKPLIVLMHGDREVSTKILARHISVKAVEPATPEKATKLTGYLVGGTSPFGIRTKMPVYAERTIFEIERIYINGGKRGFLVEIDPDTLRMLDVAEVEVGI; this is encoded by the coding sequence ATGAGCCCGGACAGAAAAATGGATTATCCTATCACGCCGGCGGTTAGATATTTGAGAGAGAAAAAGGCCGAGTTCGTGCCGCGGCTTTATGATTATGTCGAAAAAGGCGGGGCGAAGGAATCGGCGAGGCAGTTGGGCGTGGATGTTCACGCGGTCGTAAAGACGTTGGTGTTTGAAACGAATGAGAAAAAGCCGCTGATCGTGCTGATGCACGGCGATCGCGAGGTTTCGACGAAGATTCTTGCACGCCATATCAGCGTGAAAGCCGTCGAACCGGCAACGCCGGAAAAGGCAACGAAATTGACAGGATACCTGGTCGGCGGAACGTCGCCTTTCGGTATAAGAACGAAGATGCCGGTATATGCGGAGCGGACGATCTTTGAGATCGAACGTATCTATATCAATGGCGGCAAGCGAGGTTTTTTGGTTGAGATCGATCCGGATACATTGCGGATGCTTGATGTCGCTGAGGTTGAGGTTGGGATCTAA
- a CDS encoding acetyl-CoA C-acyltransferase: MKEAVIVSAVRTAVGKAPKGTLRNTRSDEMGSAAIKEAVARAGVDASLVEDVVMGCAFPEAEQGMNVARTAAILAGIPVEASAMTVNRYCSSGLQTIALAAERIMMGGAEVIVAGGLESMTAIPMGGNTFRPNPRLAETYPDYYLNMGLTAENLAKKYEITREQADEFSYNSHMKALAAIKDGKFSDEIVPMNVFVDEFAEKGRVRRKEIVFAQDEGPRADTSPEGLAKLRPVFHAAGTVTAGNSSQMSDGAAAAVVMSADKARELGMTPIARFVSYATAGCLPEEMGIGPVYAIPKALKMAGLTLDQIDVIELNEAFAAQGLSVMKVLEMDPSKVNVNGGAVALGHPLGCTGAKLTATVLQELKRRNARYGMVTMCVGGGMGAAGIFERI; encoded by the coding sequence ATGAAAGAAGCGGTAATTGTATCGGCCGTGCGGACGGCTGTGGGAAAGGCGCCGAAGGGAACGCTGCGTAATACGCGTTCCGATGAGATGGGATCGGCGGCGATCAAAGAGGCGGTTGCTCGAGCAGGCGTTGACGCGTCGTTGGTCGAGGACGTTGTCATGGGCTGTGCGTTTCCAGAAGCTGAGCAGGGGATGAACGTTGCGCGGACGGCGGCGATCCTTGCCGGCATTCCGGTCGAGGCTTCGGCGATGACAGTGAATCGATATTGTTCGAGCGGACTGCAGACCATTGCGTTGGCGGCCGAACGTATCATGATGGGCGGAGCAGAGGTGATCGTTGCGGGCGGGCTGGAATCGATGACCGCGATACCGATGGGCGGCAACACGTTTCGCCCAAATCCGCGGCTTGCGGAAACATATCCCGATTACTACCTCAACATGGGTCTGACGGCTGAGAACCTCGCAAAGAAATATGAGATCACGCGCGAACAGGCCGACGAGTTTTCTTACAACTCGCACATGAAGGCACTCGCGGCGATCAAAGACGGTAAATTCTCGGACGAGATCGTGCCGATGAACGTCTTTGTCGATGAGTTCGCCGAAAAGGGCCGCGTCCGCCGCAAAGAGATCGTTTTTGCTCAGGACGAGGGCCCGCGTGCTGATACGTCGCCGGAGGGCTTGGCGAAACTTCGGCCTGTGTTTCACGCCGCGGGAACTGTTACGGCCGGTAATTCGTCGCAGATGTCCGACGGTGCTGCGGCCGCGGTCGTGATGTCGGCGGACAAAGCGAGGGAACTCGGCATGACGCCGATAGCTCGATTTGTGTCGTACGCGACTGCCGGCTGCCTGCCCGAAGAAATGGGCATCGGCCCGGTGTATGCGATCCCGAAGGCTCTGAAAATGGCCGGCCTGACGCTCGATCAGATTGACGTAATAGAGCTGAACGAGGCGTTCGCGGCACAGGGCCTCTCGGTTATGAAGGTGCTCGAAATGGACCCGTCAAAGGTAAACGTCAACGGTGGCGCGGTCGCTCTCGGCCATCCTTTGGGATGCACCGGTGCAAAGCTGACGGCGACCGTTTTGCAGGAACTCAAGCGTCGCAACGCCCGTTACGGAATGGTCACTATGTGCGTCGGCGGCGGCATGGGAGCAGCAGGTATCTTTGAAAGAATTTAA